Below is a genomic region from Sulfitobacter sp. OXR-159.
TTTTCAAGCGTGTTGCGCCCAAGTTGACGCAGTGCCAATCGTCGCGGGCGCGGAGCCATTCTATCAGTTTCGGCACGGCGGTTTTGAACTCAGGCTGTAGGGCGATATCATCTTCGAAAACGAAGCCGATCTCATCGCCGCTTTCCAGAAAGGCTGTGGCGGCGCGTTGGTGGGAGACGTAGCATCCGACCTCACCTTGGGTCATCGAGCGGCCCATGAACCGTCGGGCTTTGCTATCATCATAGGGCGCGAACTGCGCGAGGTCGATTTCACGCCCGTCAAATGCGTCTACGCGGATTGGGTCGACTTGGGCCCCGTCCAGTTCGGCCTTCGCGCTGTCCAGCCGTTGGGGAGAGGCGGCGAGATTGATGACGAATCCCTTGGGGCGCTGCGGCATGGATTTGACCTCATCCCTGTCGGCCCGGGGGACGGCAACAGGTTCTTACGGGTTAAACTTTGGGGGTGGGTCGACCGCGCAGCCAGTTTTTGAATCGTTTGAAGGCGGAAGGCG
It encodes:
- a CDS encoding glycosyltransferase family 25 protein, which gives rise to MPQRPKGFVINLAASPQRLDSAKAELDGAQVDPIRVDAFDGREIDLAQFAPYDDSKARRFMGRSMTQGEVGCYVSHQRAATAFLESGDEIGFVFEDDIALQPEFKTAVPKLIEWLRARDDWHCVNLGATRLKITSPMAEVAGIEVLRAHYFPMLAHALIWNRAGANAFLAASEPIFCPADNMLRQVLTRSDMGLATAQNLVTAGRFDSDISARSGGNRGQFRRSPLYGLRKQRRLLHEKAMAFAHKLGHR